In Triplophysa rosa unplaced genomic scaffold, Trosa_1v2 scaffold287_ERROPOS314419, whole genome shotgun sequence, a single genomic region encodes these proteins:
- the LOC130550311 gene encoding protein phosphatase 1 regulatory subunit 3E, with the protein MLPPKNCIPRNYSCIAGLFGSLAASEQKLEDGDMEGNETNKDCEMLEISVVYEKPRGREAFLRPPHSPTQRRRCKSLPTSAERAKLEIARSRSPSSQKKVRFADSLGLDLISIKHFDDTDVPEVPERIVDKFRKARALHLNNFDKSSTSSQSVFMELLFTSPGSLPDFLNRVKDEKVLLESVQVDEFSLAGIVRVLNLAFEKNICLRYTLNNWTSFMDVLAFYVPHSSDGLTDKFSFKIITPNFMECGGTLQFAIRYFVCGGEFWDNNNGSNYKVKRHRFKISPLREWENGWIHFI; encoded by the coding sequence ATGCTGCCTCCCAAAAACTGCATCCCCAGGAACTACAGCTGTATCGCCGGTCTGTTCGGGAGCTTAGCAGCATCCGAGCAGAAGCTTGAGGACGGAGACATGGAAGGAAATGAAACGAATAAAGACTGCGAAATGCTGGAAATCAGTGTAGTGTATGAGAAACCAAGAGGAAGGGAGGCGTTCCTGAGACCCCCGCACAGCCCGACACAGCGTCGCAGGTGTAAATCTCTTCCCACCTCGGCTGAAAGAGCCAAGCTTGAGATCGCGCGAAGCCGGAGCCCAAGCAGTCAGAAAAAAGTCAGATTTGCCGACTCTTTGGGCCTGGACCTGATTTCCATCAAACACTTTGACGATACGGATGTGCCCGAGGTACCCGAGCGTATCGTTGATAAATTCAGAAAAGCCAGAGCTCTTCACTTAAACAACTTCGACAAGTCGAGCACGTCGAGCCAGTCTGTGTTCATGGAGCTGCTCTTCACCAGTCCAGGTTCGCTGCCAGACTTCCTGAACAGAGTTAAAGATGAAAAGGTTTTATTGGAATCTGTTCAAGTGGACGAGTTCAGTCTCGCAGGAATCGTGCGGGTTCTTAACTTGGCTTTCGAGAAAAATATCTGTTTGAGGTACACCTTAAATAACTGGACGTCATTTATGGATGTTCTCGCGTTTTACGTGCCACATTCAAGCGACGGACTGACGGAcaagtttagttttaaaattaTCACTCCTAACTTTATGGAGTGTGGAGGAACCCTGCAGTTTGCCATCAGGTACTTTGTCTGCGGAGGTGAATTTTGGGATAACAACAATGGAAGTAATTACAAAGTGAAACGTCACAGGTTTAAAATCTCTCCTCTGAGGGAGTGGGAAAACGGCTGGATCCATTTCATATAG